AATTAGTACTCTATTCCTCCACCAGAGTCTTTTTTTTAcccgagttttaataaatatgaagggttttaataaatattattggAGGAAAACGAGTTAATAAAGTTCATTACAATATATATGTATTCCATTTTCATATACTCCTTAGTTGTAAAATTTAAAGCACTTGGAAAGTTTtttttaaacttctttaaataattaatgagTGCAATGAAAATTTAAAGTAGTAGTAGATGAAAAATTTTTCCACACAAAACATGGCATTTTGAAAATTTCTCAACTTGCACATTACTTTCTCCATCTCTAAATAGTTGTCTTATTTAGCTCCACACAAAGATGCTTTTGATTATTCACCAAGAATAAATGCTATACAATTAAAACACACAAACTTTGTACTATACACACCTCTAAAAAAAGTTGCATTTTTGGTTGCCTTCAAATCATACAATATTCATCAATCCACCTCTTCTTTTTTCATGAAAATCCCAAAAATTAATCCTTGTCGTCTTCATCAATGAGATCTTGCATTTGATCATGCTCTACTTCTACCTCAACTCGAACCTCTCCGCTCCTCTCCTTCTCCCATTCATCCATCTCTTCGCCATCGCGCTCTCCACTCTCCACTTCTTCGCCTCTGCCTCTCTCAACCCCATCCATCCGCGGCCTCAGCTCCTTCCTCCCGATTTTCTCATCGTTCTTCATGTCTCGTGGATTCTTGATATTGTAAAGAAGCCACACACAAATGGCCACAAGCAAAAAATATGCGAATGACATGCTTCACCTTCAAGCCTTTAGCTCTCAAATTTCGATGCATGGCAAACTCACCAATGCTTATAGAGTGTAGACAGGGCCATCCCGACAAAATCAGAGGCCCTgtgcaaaaatctaaaatgaggcctaccactatagaaaaaaagacaatgcattttaaagctatatgataattaaagaaatatacCATTTCGAACCTCGATTGCATAGTCTTTACTTGAACAACATCATTCTTTTGGTGTTCTTTGAAATGAAATCTTCGACGATGTTCTCATATGCAATCTTCTCCAACATCTCACTCTCGAGTGCGATTATGGCCAAATCATTCAGTCTATCTTGTGTCATTGTAGAACACAAATATGACTTCAATAGCTTCAATTTAGAAAAGCTTCGTTCTATAAATTTGCAACAGATTAGAAAAAGAGGTATGGAGAGAGCAGAACGTACCTGCCCTGATGGGATGATCGTCGTCTCGTTGAACAAATTGATGCGTTTGCGCTGCTCCCAATCGCAATGGCCGACGATGGCAAGCGCTGCAGAAGCGATCAACGATGGCTCTGGTGAGCTAGTCCCTGTTGCGGCGTTTGTCGATGAGGAACACCGAACACTAACAGGCGGCTCCCAGGTCTACGATCGGGAAAAGAAACCGATCAGAATTGGAGTCACGGTGCTAGAAAAAGGCCTGGGCGTTGCTATACAAGAGAAATAGCTTTGTTGGGctgaaaaaataggaatacatGTATATGGGCTGAAATATTTCAGAGGCCCCTGAAAATTGGGGTCCCTGTGCAGTCGCACAGGCCGCACGGGCCAAGGGACGGGCATGAGTGTAGAGAGTCAAATATATAAAGAAAACAAAGGAATCATGTCACTTGCAAAAGTGTAATAAGCATTGATTCTTGAATAATGGGAACATTATCTTTGGATATATTTGTAATCTAACTTTTGTGGCTAGACCCTTTTCAAGATTACTAGAGATTGGTTTGAGAAggaaagttaaaaaaaaatgagtggATGTGAAAAAGTTGGTAGTTTGAGAGATTTTAATGAGATGGAGTGGGGATAAAGGCATTTTAAATGTGTCGGCAAATAGCATATATTTATTATGGGACCTCAATTGTAGTTCTAACTTTTAATTGCCTAGGTAATTATTGTAGTCTTTGGAGtacttttaaaaaggaaaaagaaaatcaCAATTTTCTGAAATAATTTACAAAGAACACAAGACGAATATCACATTTGAAAAATTACACATGAAATGTGCGTATTTAGAattatgattaaaactaaacCACGTCTTATTGCAAAACGCATAACTGTCATTTTTTGACAACACAAATGTCATTTTCAATTCGTTTTAGCATATGCGGCTTTTAAAAATATGGAggttattttatatcgtttcaAGTTATCTTTTCTAAAACGAACTAAAAAACAAACTCAAAATGACTTCCATGCTATCTAAAAAAATCATCCGCCTTTTGATTATGTATTTTGCAATGAGATTGAGTTCGGTATATATAATAACCTTATAAATGATATGCTCGataaacataattaaattacaGAAATTATAGATTTTGGATTTCTTAGGCCTCTCCAGGGCTGAAATATAAATCTCCACATTTACATTTCCAACACATTGGCTTATAATTCGAAATATAATCTCCTCTCGAATATGCTATAATATTAATTCTTGGAGAATATAATTGTTTTTGGAACATGATTTTCTTTGGTGTCACAATTGGAACCTGAACTGCCTCGCAATTTCCACaagatttacattttttacCATCACATCTTGGAGGCTTTGATCCTGTCAATGGTCTCATTTTGAGAACCTTTTCTTCACTTATTTTCTGCATATATGCATAACCAATTCATTATACAAAATAATTTTTACTACTAAATTTCAAACTCTTGCTGTAAATATTTCAAGAAACCATACCATTGTGAGATCATTAGACAGTTTGGAGATTTGTCTTCCTGACCCagcgacaccaaagtaggcatgccagattCACAATCGTTGGTAGGCAACGAcctccaacacaatcgtgggatgtgtgcccttgtgcccgctagtggattatcctctccaagccgttggacaattcttccactgccagtgcatacagtcgatgctgcccagcatccccgggaagccgtgcGTCCGCTCGTGCATGTTCACCAActtcctaacgtcgtcggtcgttggctttctcaagtatgtatccttgaatgcttcgatGACTGTCCGACAGAATTTAGCTAGGCAATCCCGTCCAGTAtgctcgcttacatggagatgTCAACGAACATATTTGAagtagttccgtaagcgagttgacgtATGGAAAATGTGCATTTCTGCAAAGTCGATATACTTTGCCGGCCCACAGCATCGGTGGTTTGCTTGAAATACGAGTCACGAGCTACAACTACGTTGATGATGCGCAGgaacaaaggcctccgcattcggaaccggcgacggaacatctgatcactccatcgagGATCTCTAGAGAAATTATCTGTGAAAAGCCGCAAACCAGCTTATTCACGGTCTCGGTGGATATATATCCGAGTACATGGTACTCGGACGTGTTGTTCGTTCCACGCTTGAACAGCAGTTTGGTAGCGTTCcacttcgttgttgatttcttcttggattggcGGTATCACCGCGTCTAACATTCGGGCCATTTGAGCTTCGATTGCTCTTTGACGAGGAggcatttttttgaattttagggagagaaatgaagttgaatggatatgaaaatggatggagtggtatttatagataaatttcaaattaaaaaaatatatatattttgaagcAGCGGCCCGGTCCGGCCCGAACACCAATTAACGCTGGGCCGGACCGCGTTTCAGCCCATCCCGATACACTTAAACCATGAGCCGGGCCCGACCCCGGGCGCGTTCCTGGGCCGCAACTGCGTCCCCGGGACCGGCCTAAGGTTGTCTTAACTTATGAGTATTGGCCTTCCTCATGTTTCATATAGTCTTAGACCAATCTCAAACAAATGAACACCCTCAAATTAATTTTGGGCAATTTCAGACGATGATATATAGGATTAGTCATTTATATGTAAGATTTCAAATAATCTTGATGTGTAACTCACCTACTATAGATTATTCTGCATAGTGACGGATGCACTTAACATAATTTATAAGATCAGACACTAAATAAGGTCATTGATGGTATCAGAATGTAAAAGTGGTATCACGAGTTTAGCTTGCAACGAATGATGACCGAAAGATAAAAGCAAATCATAACCCTAAGTGGTGGGCTGGAGTTGTCGCACTTTGACTCGGCATCAACTCCAAAGTCCAAATTTAATGATAATTTACCACTCTCATGGTTGGCATTAGGGTCAGTCGATCTTCCAAGTCCACCTACATCTATCATTGATTATgtataaaattatttcaattataGTGAACAATGTGAATTATTTTTTCAGTTACATTCAAACAATGCATGcgtatatagtagtatattataaattaacCATTTAGGCCCACTCTTGGCTCATCTAAGAAACATTACTATCTAAGGCCACCCGCAGCGTCCCGTCCCGTCACCATCCCTCCGGAACACCCGTCACGCCGAGACGCAgcgcgagacgtctcgccacgcgctcccAGGcaatgcgtgacgcccactcgccggccagcgagtgggtttcgtcacgctgacgcactaattcattttttttaaaaaaaatcgaattaaataaaaaaaattaaaactaaaaattcgAAAACGGGTAATATTACCGTTCGACcgttttttttactctataaatactcctatttcattcTCATTTTACACGCAAACACACATCTAAacctctcaaatcatctctctttcctctccaattttcatctcaaatcatctcttttattcttcccccaaatttaatcgatctaatggatccatatgagcaaatgcgtcaaataatggaagaatcacttgaagaagatcgacgccgggaggtgaaggaagccgcgccgccccaaagacgctcccggacttacatccatcgtaaccgggaggaagccgccgcaaggttagtccgcgactacttcagcgataacccggtgtggggagatacctactttcgtcgccgtttccgcatgcggcgaccgctatttctccacatcgcaaatacattggcggcccgggaagagttcttccaagaaaggttcaacgtcgttggccgtcccagccatacgacgttgcagaaatgtactgcagcaatccgtcagcttgcaactggacaaacggcgaatgtgttcgacgaatacctccacattggagaaagcactgggagaatgtgcttgctccaattctgcaaaggcgtccggacagccttcaccgacgaatttctccggaagccaagcacggcaGATTGTCTGTTCCTGCTCCGCCTTGACGAAGAAGTGCATGGAttcccgggatgcttggcagcgtcgattgcatgcactgacaatggaagaattgcccggtggcgtggagggggtcgtgcacgagcggccacaaaggctcCCACCccaccgttgtactcgaggccgttaccgactaccggctatggatctgacatgcgtacttcggggtccccggctcgaacaacgacataaacgtgctccatcAATCCGACcccttcgccgaagttttggatggtaaagcgtcggccatcaacttcaccgctaacaaccggcgctataaaatggggtactatcttgccgacggcatctacccgaagtggccaaccttcgtgaagacgtgcaccaggcctgtgaacgcaaagcagacgctttttgcgcagaagcatgaggctgctcggaaggatgtggagcgggtgttcggggttctccaagcgcgcttcaacattatcaaagccccggctcgtacgtggttcatggagagtatggtcgacatcatgtatacgtgcataatcttgcaccacatgattgtccaagacgaaggacccgaggcgggaaattggttcgaccctgaagcccccggaagctctaccgcaagtagtccgccacgcagtggagtgcatccgtctatactagaacggttgtctattcgggcaaggacacgtgactcttccgcccacgcccaactccaagatgatctaatggatcACATTTGGGTAAAATTTGGCGGATGagattattaaattatatatttttaattttttaggaaattattaaattatgtttttttacggattttatgttgtaagtttattttatttaatgaagtgtgtttttattaatttaatttggttggaaataaaaataaaaaatgaaattgaatgaatagcaatttaagggacggttaagagacggagggttgcaggttccgtcccttagttaagagatggagtaaaaaagtacagtgtggctcatgaatagtaatttaagggacggataagtgacagaggttccgtcccttagttaagagatggagtaaaaaagtacagtgggtccatgaatagtaatttaaggaatggttaagggacggataagtgacAACGTTGCGGATAGCCTAAGGACccaagtttttaaatttttgtgtattttatttggtACTTAAAATCCCAGAGATAGATAACGACTTCTCAAGAACTCACGTGTCAATTATTTAGTTAATCCTTTATATCTTTCTTTGATAATTGAATTCCATCATGTAAAAAATTGTAAGTTAGAATGTGGGAAGAACATTCCTTCTCACTAACGTTGGTGGaataaataggagtataatttatgacttttttgttgttttgtagtTTGGTTGAAAATTTATTGCAAAAAACTGTATAAAAACTCGTATGAAAAAGTTGGTATGGGAActttatggagtagtatttatacaATCTTTAAACttatagtataattaaaataatgataTATTTGGTACTCCATATTAGATATAATTATCACTAAATTTGTGTCGGCTTCATCATTGTTTTTGTACCCGTGTCATTAATTAAGGGATAATTATAGTatcatatacacaaaataagtGATGATTATCATATAgttatgtaaattttatttttttttattaattaatttgatcaaTCTTCCATCACTTCTCACACACTGCAGcgattcaattttcatttttgaagAAATTTTTTTCCACAAAATCTACACACACATCAGTTCTAGCTTGACAAAGAAATGGCAGCTAGAAGGCCGATTAATCCCTCTCGGCGCATATCTGAGACTGGAGCAGTTCTATCATCGTCTTCGTTGCAATCCAGATCCCGTTCTCCTTCTTATTTGTCGATTGCGCTCATTCTGGTATATTCATTTCTATATCTGTGCGTGTGTGTGTTGTGATTCAATTTGTTTTTGAATGAAGCGGATTCTGATTGGCGAAATTGAACCTGAACGCGCTCCTTGCTTGACTTGTTCAGCTTGATCTCAATTTTGCAGGGGGCATTGTTTGTGATTGGTTATCTATATCGCGGCCAAGGTTCGAATTgttttttgaagaaaaattaattgCTTGTGTTTAGCTGGAATTGCTTTTAAGTGAAATCAAATTCGTGTAGATTGGGGATGTTGACAATGTATGTAGTAGTAGTTGATAATCAATGCATAGATGTAGGAGGTTTGCTCTGAAATGCTTTTGAATTTCTCTGATATTTTTATTGCTATAAATTGTCTGCAAATTTGAGTAGTGGTGTATATCATTTTGCTCTTATATATTGGATGTGATGTGACGACGTGAAGAGAAATGCTTATATGATTCAATCTGATATTGGCGAATGTAAGAGAGCAAAGATTTTCAAATATTAGAAGATAAACTGTTTTGTGTGTTCCAAATGACTAGCATGGTAGTAGTAATAGTTTTCTCACTTTTGGTTTACCGTGTTATATTTGAACAACTTGAGATACTTCATGGTGCTTTTTGTGCTACTATGCTATGATGTCGACCAGTGTGTTTTATACTTTATGCTTTGACTGAAAGGAAATGATTTCCTGATAGGTGGTTTTGGAAATCCTAAAGCTCTGAATCGTGTGGAAGGTAATTGTACTGAGAGCTCTTTATTTTATCGAATCTTGTAAACTGAGCAATCTTAAATCTTGTGCATATAAATGGGGCTTAAGTTCTGATTCTTTTGTTGTCTATAACCTGTTTCATGATGGTGGATCCATAGTTCACTATGATGGAGAAATATTTGAATATAAATGGTACATGGTCTAGGTTACTTTGTTCTGTTTCTTGTTGAGAAAGGAATACTGATTTTTGGGGCAGAGGCTTCATGAAATTTCAGTGTTCATGAATAGAGACTTCTATTTAGCAGTTTACAtgatttatcacatcaaattaGTACCTTTTTTTCAGTTGAAAATATTTCTCAGGTACAATATGCCCGGTTATTATTTACTTGTTGTACTTGATTGGCATGCTATTAGTTTCTTTATGAGATTGCCTGCTGATTTAGGAGAAAACTTGCATCATATAGAGCTCCAGAACAGTCAATGtttatttaactttttaaaaattctttGAGTCTTCCCTATCTAATCTAAAATACTCTCATTACATTTTGTCTCGTCTGCATATATTCTTTCCTAAAATAACACATGTATGAAGGGTTCTGCAATAAAACAAGAGGTAGCACTTCTGGACCACCGTAGCTTCCCTCAGAACATGGatgcatatatttatttttttggttgaCAGATTTCACTTACATGCTTAACGATGAGAATAGATGGTTGGTGCGCATGCTGACATTTATCTTGGGGTTCATCATCATGTTCTACATGCAGGAGATATTTCATGCACTGGAGAAGTTGAACGTGCCATTCCGATTCTAAAAAAAGTATATGGTGACATTATGCTCAAGGTATTGCATGTTGGTCCAGAGACTTGTTTTGTTGTTTCAAGATTGATAAAGGAGGAAGGCACTGAAGCTTTTGGTGTGGAACCTTATGATGTTGAAGATGCTGATGAGGCATGCAAGAGACTGGTGCACAAAGGCCTTGTTCGTGTGGCTGATATCAAATTTCCTCTTCCCTACAAGGcaaaatcatttcctcttgTCATTGTGTCGGATGCGTTGGATTACTTGTCTCCGAGATATCTCAACAGGAGCCTGCCTGCATTAACAAGGCTATCATCTGATGGTCTGGTCATATTCACGAGTAAGTAGTTAATGCCATGTTTCTTTACAAGTTTTATTGAAATTCTTTTTGTTAGCTGAATTTATGGGATTTAGTCTATTTCATTTTATCTCCAAATTTACAGCCAAAAATCCTCATAGAAGGCATCATACATGACGAAAACTAATCTGGACTAC
This genomic interval from Salvia splendens isolate huo1 unplaced genomic scaffold, SspV2 ctg258, whole genome shotgun sequence contains the following:
- the LOC121789511 gene encoding probable pectin methylesterase CGR3, translated to MAARRPINPSRRISETGAVLSSSSLQSRSRSPSYLSIALILGALFVIGYLYRGQGGFGNPKALNRVEGDISCTGEVERAIPILKKVYGDIMLKVLHVGPETCFVVSRLIKEEGTEAFGVEPYDVEDADEACKRLVHKGLVRVADIKFPLPYKAKSFPLVIVSDALDYLSPRYLNRSLPALTRLSSDGLVIFTRYPSKQKAKSVDKARYGRSAKLRSSTWWIRYFLQMSLEENEAATKKFEQAAAKRSFTSNCQIFHLKSYR